Proteins encoded by one window of Homo sapiens chromosome 10, GRCh38.p14 Primary Assembly:
- the SLC18A3 gene encoding vesicular acetylcholine transporter, protein MESAEPAGQARAAATKLSEAVGAALQEPRRQRRLVLVIVCVALLLDNMLYMVIVPIVPDYIAHMRGGGEGPTRTPEVWEPTLPLPTPANASAYTANTSASPTAAWPAGSALRPRYPTESEDVKIGVLFASKAILQLLVNPLSGPFIDRMSYDVPLLIGLGVMFASTVLFAFAEDYATLFAARSLQGLGSAFADTSGIAMIADKYPEEPERSRALGVALAFISFGSLVAPPFGGILYEFAGKRVPFLVLAAVSLFDALLLLAVAKPFSAAARARANLPVGTPIHRLMLDPYIAVVAGALTTCNIPLAFLEPTIATWMKHTMAASEWEMGMAWLPAFVPHVLGVYLTVRLAARYPHLQWLYGALGLAVIGASSCIVPACRSFAPLVVSLCGLCFGIALVDTALLPTLAFLVDVRHVSVYGSVYAIADISYSVAYALGPIVAGHIVHSLGFEQLSLGMGLANLLYAPVLLLLRNVGLLTRSRSERDVLLDEPPQGLYDAVRLRERPVSGQDGEPRSPPGPFDACEDDYNYYYTRS, encoded by the coding sequence ATGGAATCCGCGGAACCTGCGGGCCAGGCCCGGGCGGCGGCCACCAAGCTGTCGGAGGCTGTGGGCGCGGCGCTGCAGGAGCCCCGGCGGCAGAGGCGCCTGGTGCTTGTTATCGTGTGCGTGGCGCTGTTACTGGACAACATGCTGTACATGGTCATCGTGCCCATAGTGCCCGACTACATCGCCCACATGCGCGGGGGCGGCGAGGGCCCCACCCGGACTCCCGAGGTGTGGGAGCCCACCCTGCCGCTGCCCACTCCGGCCAATGCCAGCGCCTACACGGCCAACACCTCGGCGTCCCCGACAGCTGCGTGGCCAGCGGGCTCAGCCCTTCGGCCCCGCTACCCTACGGAGAGCGAAGACGTGAAGATCGGGGTGCTGTTTGCTTCCAAGGCTATCCTGCAGCTGCTAGTGAACCCCTTGAGCGGGCCCTTCATCGACCGCATGAGCTACGACGTGCCGCTGCTGATCGGCCTGGGCGTCATGTTCGCCTCTACAGTCCTGTTCGCCTTCGCCGAGGACTACGCCACGCTGTTCGCGGCGCGCAGCCTGCAGGGCCTGGGCTCAGCCTTCGCCGACACGTCTGGCATAGCCATGATCGCCGATAAGTACCCGGAGGAGCCGGAGCGCAGTCGTGCACTGGGCGTGGCGCTGGCCTTCATTAGCTTCGGAAGCCTAGTGGCCCCGCCCTTCGGGGGCATCCTCTATGAGTTCGCCGGCAAGCGCGTGCCCTTCTTGGTGCTAGCTGCCGTGTCGCTCTTTGACGCGCTGTTGCTGCTGGCAGTGGCCAAACCCTTCTCGGCGGCTGCACGGGCTCGGGCCAACCTGCCAGTGGGCACTCCCATCCACCGCCTCATGCTAGACCCCTACATTGCCGTGGTGGCCGGCGCGCTCACCACCTGTAACATTCCCCTCGCCTTCCTCGAACCCACCATTGCCACGTGGATGAAGCATACGATGGCGGCTTCCGAGTGGGAGATGGGCATGGCCTGGCTGCCGGCCTTCGTGCCTCATGTGCTGGGCGTCTACCTCACCGTGCGCCTGGCGGCGCGCTACCCACACCTGCAGTGGCTGTACGGCGCGCTTGGGCTGGCTGTGATCGGCGCCAGCTCGTGCATCGTGCCCGCCTGCCGCTCCTTCGCGCCGCTAGTGGTCTCACTATGCGGCCTCTGTTTTGGCATAGCCCTAGTCGACACAGCACTGCTGCCCACGCTCGCCTTCCTGGTGGACGTGCGCCATGTCTCAGTCTATGGCAGCGTCTACGCCATCGCCGACATCTCCTATTCGGTGGCCTACGCGCTCGGGCCCATAGTGGCAGGCCACATTGTGCACTCGCTGGGCTTTGAGCAGCTCAGCCTTGGCATGGGACTGGCCAACCTGCTCTATGCTCCCGTCTTGCTGCTGCTCCGCAACGTGGGCCTCCTGACGCGCTCCCGTTCCGAGCGCGATGTGCTGCTTGATGAGCCACCGCAAGGTCTGTACGATGCGGTGCGCCTGCGTGAGCGTCCTGTGTCTGGCCAGGACGGCGAGCCTCGCAGCCCGCCTGGCCCTTTTGATGCGTGCGAGGACGACTACAACTACTACTACACCCGCAGCTAG